The genomic DNA TGCAAGAAGATAATCATATTAGCCTTTTCTGGAGCTATACGGCATCGCTCTTGGCTGATGGCATGCCCAGCACAAGAGAAAACTCTTTCAGAAGGCGTTGATGAGGCTGGGACACACAAGTATTTTTCTGATAGGGCAGATAAATTGGGGAGTGTATCCCTCATACTCCACCACCAGGCCACAGGGTCTTGTCCAGAGGTAATTCCTGGCAGTCTTTTGTATATTTGAAGCTCCTTCTGTACCTGCTCTGTGATTGAGGGGACTCTACCCGCTTGAGAAGCAGCCTGTTGAAGCTCTCTGTCTTCATACTCAAACAGCTTTTCTAAGGGTGACTTCTGGACCTTACttagctgaaaaacaacaaaaaaagatgtgtgaggtttgtaaaataaataaagatcacTTTTAGAATGTAGTGGTTGTGTTagaaaaaatctgaaattacATATTTTTCTGGCTTGTCCATGTCAGCATCATCCACCTCGCTGTgtgctttggggtcctcagTGGGAGGCTATGGACACACAGAT from Oreochromis niloticus isolate F11D_XX linkage group LG10, O_niloticus_UMD_NMBU, whole genome shotgun sequence includes the following:
- the LOC109203946 gene encoding zinc finger BED domain-containing protein 1-like translates to MMDPRFKGRLGGEAATDIWDRLEKAAVANATAAVAQPPTEDPKAHSEVDDADMDKPEKYLSKVQKSPLEKLFEYEDRELQQAASQAGRVPSITEQVQKELQIYKRLPGITSGQDPVAWWWSMRDTLPNLSALSEKYLCVPASSTPSERVFSCAGHAISQERCRIAPEKANMIIFLQKKLLNITGFMTKFVFSIV